A genomic window from Deltaproteobacteria bacterium includes:
- a CDS encoding acyl-CoA dehydrogenase family protein produces the protein MYIAYTEDQEKLRRDLRDYYAELLTPRIREELHQGRGVGPTMRAVVKRMGADGWLGIGWPKEYGGQGRSQVEQFIFFDESMRAGAPVPMLTINTVGPTIMRHGTEDQKRFFLPRILKGEIHFCIGYTEPHAGTDLASLKTRAVRDGDEYVLNGQKIFTSLASDADYMWLAVRTNPDAPKHEGISMLAIDVKTPGIRIDPMHLLSEHDINTVFFDDVRVPATSLVGKENAGWRLITSQLNHERVTLCSAGLLAQAYEEVVAWARDTRRPEGGRVIDHEWVQIGLARVAAGLEFLRLINWKVAWTGTQGRLDVADASTIKVFGTEFYLEAFRVLMEIVGPRAYLCRGSRDAVGVARLEMLYRSLLILTFGGGTNEVQRDLIGMFGLGLPRMPRF, from the coding sequence ATGTACATCGCCTACACCGAGGACCAGGAGAAGCTGCGCCGCGACCTGCGGGACTACTACGCGGAGCTGCTGACGCCGCGGATCCGTGAGGAGCTGCACCAGGGGCGCGGCGTCGGTCCCACCATGCGCGCCGTCGTGAAACGCATGGGCGCCGACGGCTGGCTCGGCATCGGCTGGCCGAAGGAGTACGGCGGCCAGGGCCGCTCGCAGGTCGAGCAGTTCATCTTCTTCGACGAGTCGATGCGCGCGGGCGCTCCCGTCCCGATGCTCACCATCAACACCGTCGGCCCGACGATCATGCGTCACGGGACCGAGGACCAGAAGCGTTTCTTCCTGCCCCGCATCCTGAAGGGGGAGATCCACTTCTGCATCGGCTACACCGAGCCGCATGCCGGCACCGACCTGGCTTCGCTCAAGACGCGCGCCGTCCGCGACGGCGACGAGTACGTGCTCAACGGCCAGAAGATCTTCACGAGTCTGGCAAGCGACGCCGACTACATGTGGCTCGCCGTCCGTACGAATCCCGACGCTCCGAAGCACGAAGGCATCTCGATGCTCGCGATCGACGTGAAGACACCTGGCATCCGCATCGACCCCATGCACCTGCTCTCCGAGCACGACATCAACACCGTCTTCTTCGACGACGTGCGCGTGCCGGCGACGAGCCTCGTCGGCAAGGAGAACGCCGGCTGGCGCTTGATCACGAGCCAACTGAACCACGAGCGGGTGACGCTCTGCTCGGCGGGACTCTTGGCGCAGGCCTACGAGGAAGTCGTCGCGTGGGCGCGCGACACGCGGCGCCCCGAGGGCGGGCGCGTGATCGATCACGAGTGGGTCCAGATCGGGCTCGCGCGCGTCGCCGCCGGGCTCGAGTTCCTCCGCCTCATCAACTGGAAGGTCGCGTGGACGGGAACGCAGGGCCGCCTCGACGTCGCCGACGCCTCGACCATCAAGGTCTTCGGCACGGAGTTCTACCTCGAAGCGTTCCGCGTCCTCATGGAGATCGTCGGGCCGCGCGCGTACCTTTGCCGCGGCTCGCGCGATGCCGTCGGCGTGGCGCGCCTCGAGATGCTCTATCGGAGCCTCCTCATCCTGACGTTCGGCGGCGGCACGAACGAGGTCCAGCGCGACCTGATCGGCATGTTCGGCCTCGGCCTGCCCCGCATGCCCCGCTTCTGA